In the Methylomonas rhizoryzae genome, one interval contains:
- a CDS encoding HEAT repeat domain-containing protein codes for MLPIVVTIAVILAVLLLNAEQRPKNHREKLVVRLILFSVLFLSTLCLLAESIIPAGVQVGAAAFVAAFLVFRTLLASFWGKVFFQSLLILLLFWCGYLYTVTQLPYGELPFATLAVNRPKPLEIDKLKQQWLLGLPLQSEAVVPATAQTAALPTPGKPERSALSWQALWPLMEKDARIREVLQNLREKQQQDLTAFDNQLNATSVASTAMRRHALDKENVDDLLKENAISKARYKTLLETWSLLDRDEQAFSERQDEERFHVLLQLVTDTEVDESHKVEFIDYMVKHFAGDIRLFKPLISVYDRLDEEYPRHKRLNQAFLDLYLAKREAVLRGIRAMGKPALQPLLDYRNKTLPTIGYSQARLDDFIERQFGVKVRTLYQTAPAQAVADFLNRKKYPDIDLFSGPSFEQDYIRRTLRQLQAENRPPEAGEVLLGLDPVQWQNLRTALTGRYSEQLDKLLIAPDPAVRANLAWQLAYLKNPYHMPLVLELMRDQNPEVRRLAAIAAGNFAIRDTQGSSDPKFTEIIRMLQNYRSNSDAFGRAWAVTALANIGDKQKALYVIDLILNDGTASQSVVGDSAPTWHAEDKQALAGLVDTLKHTPEELLVKTQALNTLLALESPEALDVLLHYLMHVYQAHDSRPSIWRYLAPHLSLPQAAENVEDVVSYLAQTQGQGHSQFHKRQLKALNGYLQQAYEQHRSGEFFQLLNFLRAFDHDEYQLYLRQTGEHIRIMRAIEYLTASVPFWLVCWPLNLLIALFVSYLILPWLKLEPVRVGHSGNNRANPAAFGSAATAKAPAIVPIKIASGSGDEHEAKHA; via the coding sequence GTGTTGCCTATCGTCGTGACTATCGCCGTGATTCTGGCTGTTTTATTGCTGAATGCCGAACAAAGACCGAAAAATCATCGGGAAAAACTGGTTGTCCGGCTGATTTTATTCAGCGTACTGTTTTTATCCACATTGTGTTTGCTGGCTGAAAGCATCATTCCCGCCGGCGTTCAGGTCGGCGCAGCAGCTTTCGTCGCAGCATTCCTGGTTTTCAGAACCCTGCTGGCCTCGTTCTGGGGCAAGGTGTTCTTTCAATCACTGCTGATCTTGCTACTGTTTTGGTGCGGATACCTTTATACCGTCACGCAACTACCGTACGGCGAGCTACCGTTCGCGACCCTCGCAGTCAACCGGCCCAAACCTCTCGAAATCGACAAACTCAAACAACAATGGCTGCTGGGTTTGCCGCTGCAATCCGAAGCCGTTGTTCCGGCCACTGCCCAAACCGCCGCACTGCCGACACCCGGCAAGCCGGAGCGCAGTGCCCTGAGCTGGCAAGCCTTGTGGCCGTTGATGGAAAAAGACGCCCGAATTCGCGAAGTGCTGCAAAACCTTAGGGAAAAACAACAACAGGATTTGACCGCGTTCGACAATCAATTGAACGCCACCTCTGTCGCCAGCACCGCGATGCGCCGCCACGCGCTGGACAAGGAAAACGTGGACGATTTGTTGAAGGAAAACGCCATCTCCAAGGCCCGTTACAAAACCCTGCTGGAAACCTGGAGCCTTTTGGACCGCGACGAACAGGCGTTTAGCGAACGCCAGGACGAAGAACGCTTTCACGTCCTGTTGCAACTGGTCACCGATACCGAAGTTGACGAATCGCACAAAGTGGAATTCATCGACTACATGGTCAAACATTTCGCCGGCGACATTCGCCTTTTCAAACCGTTGATCAGCGTTTACGACCGTCTGGATGAAGAATATCCGCGCCATAAGCGCTTGAACCAAGCTTTCCTGGATTTATATCTGGCCAAGCGGGAAGCGGTCTTGCGCGGCATAAGGGCGATGGGCAAGCCGGCATTGCAACCTTTGCTGGATTACCGCAACAAAACCTTGCCGACCATCGGCTATTCCCAAGCCCGACTGGACGATTTCATCGAACGGCAATTCGGCGTCAAAGTACGCACGCTGTACCAAACGGCGCCGGCGCAAGCAGTGGCGGATTTTTTGAACCGGAAAAAGTATCCGGACATCGACCTGTTTTCCGGGCCGTCCTTCGAACAAGACTACATACGCCGAACCTTACGCCAGTTGCAAGCCGAAAACCGCCCGCCCGAAGCCGGCGAGGTGTTGTTGGGACTGGATCCAGTGCAATGGCAAAATCTGCGCACCGCTCTGACCGGCCGCTATTCCGAGCAATTGGATAAGCTGCTGATAGCGCCCGATCCCGCCGTGCGAGCCAATCTGGCCTGGCAATTGGCCTATTTGAAAAACCCTTACCATATGCCGTTGGTGCTGGAGCTAATGCGCGACCAAAACCCGGAAGTCCGCCGCCTGGCCGCCATTGCCGCCGGCAATTTCGCCATACGCGACACCCAGGGTTCCAGCGATCCCAAATTCACCGAAATTATCCGCATGCTGCAAAACTACCGCAGCAATTCCGATGCATTCGGCCGTGCTTGGGCCGTCACGGCGCTGGCCAATATCGGCGACAAACAAAAAGCCTTGTACGTCATCGATTTGATTTTGAACGACGGCACCGCCAGCCAATCCGTGGTCGGCGACTCGGCACCGACCTGGCACGCAGAAGACAAACAAGCCTTGGCCGGGTTGGTCGACACCTTGAAACACACCCCGGAAGAACTACTGGTCAAAACCCAGGCGCTCAACACCTTGCTGGCCTTGGAATCCCCGGAAGCCCTGGACGTATTGTTGCACTATCTGATGCACGTCTACCAAGCCCACGACAGCCGACCGAGCATCTGGCGCTATCTGGCGCCGCATCTGAGCTTGCCGCAAGCGGCGGAAAACGTCGAGGACGTCGTCTCCTACCTGGCACAAACCCAAGGGCAAGGCCATAGCCAATTCCACAAACGGCAATTGAAAGCGCTCAACGGCTATTTACAACAGGCTTACGAACAGCACCGCAGCGGCGAATTCTTTCAGCTGCTGAATTTTCTGCGCGCTTTCGATCACGACGAATATCAACTTTACTTGCGACAAACCGGCGAACACATCCGCATCATGCGCGCCATCGAATACCTAACCGCCAGCGTGCCGTTCTGGCTGGTCTGTTGGCCGCTGAATCTATTAATCGCGTTGTTCGTCAGTTACCTGATTTTGCCCTGGCTGAAACTGGAACCGGTCCGGGTCGGCCACAGCGGTAACAACCGCGCCAATCCGGCCGCCTTCGGCAGCGCGGCCACCGCCAAGGCGCCGGCAATCGTGCCGATCAAAATTGCTTCCGGCTCGGGAGACGAACATGAAGCCAAACACGCTTAA